The genomic stretch GAAGATTCTGACCCTCTTTCGTTGGCCTCTCATCGTTTGTGGACGGGAATTATAGGGGATTATTCCTTAAAGATTCATTAAAATCTAAAAGGTTTCCGAAAAGTTTTCGTTTTTTCTAATTTGCTTCTATAATCCAACCACCACCAATTAATTTATCATCATCATAGAACACTGCTGCTTGACCTACTGCAACACCGAAAACGCCTTCATCTAATTCTACATATGCTTTATCGTTTTCTATCTTTACATTACAATCTACAGCTTTTGTTCTATATCTTAGTTTCACTGTTGATTTAAACTCTGTTTCATCATTAAAAAAATTCAAATTATTTAGTACTACTCTATTACAAGCAAGTTCATCACGTGTACCTACTACAATTTGATTTTTTTCAGGAATGATTTTTGTAACAAAATGCGGTTCATGAGCACCATTAACAGTAAAACCTCTTCTTTTACCAATTGTATAGTGCATATATCCTTTATGCTCACCTACTACATTTCCATCTTTATCTAGTACTTCACCTACTTGGTCAACTTGTACATAGTTTTTAAGAACATCTGTATATGTAGTTTCAACAAAACATATTTCGCTAGATTCTGCTTGAGATGCGAATGACTCTAATCCTTTTATAGAAGCAGCCAGTTCTTTAATATCGCTTTTCTTTCTTTCACCTAACGGAAACTTTAATCTTGGTAAGATATCTTTGTTTATATAGAATAAGAAGTAACTTTGATCTTTTGTATCATCATGTGCAGCATACAAGAATTCACCATCTGTTTGAATATAGTGTCCTGTTGCTAAATAATCTGCACCTACCTCATCAGCAAATTTAATCATTTCACCAAATTTTAAATTTCTATTACACAGTGCACATGGATTTGGTGTTTTACCTTCAGCATAAGTATCGATAAAAGGTTGAAAAACTTTTTCTTTGAATATATCTTGAAGATCTAATACGTGGAGTTTAATACCCACAAAGTCTGCAGCTTTTTGAGCACGGGCTTGATGAATTTCATGATATCCAGGTTTTGAATGAAGTTTCATATATACTCCCTCAACCTCATACCCTTGCTCTTTCAATAATAATGTAGTGATGGTAGAATCGACTCCTCCACTCATCCCAACTAAAACTTTTTTCATTTTCTTACCTTAATCTTTTATAATCACAATTTTGCAATTATATCCAATTAAAGTATATGAAAATCTTATTCTTTTAGTTTGTTTAATCTATCTTTTTTGCTACCGATTGATGTAATTTGAACACCGAAGTTTCCATCTACGATAACAACTTCACCTTCTGCTATCACATGATTGTCAACTAAAATTTCCAACGGATCATTAGCTAATTGATTTAATTCTATCACAGAACCAATATCCATATTTAAAACATCTTTTAATAACATTCTTTTTTTACCTATACGCACTTTTACAGGTAACTTTACATCTAAAATTAAAGAAATATTACTCATCTCTTCATCAGAAAGTTTCACTTTTGTCTCATTGCAAGGTTTTGCTGGCGTAGCAACAGAAGTTGGGGCATCTATACTAATTTCTGTCACAGCTTCTTCAGAAGCCCCTCCGTAGAGTTTAGAAGTCAACTTATCGTCAATAATAAACATTAAAAGTGAATTTAAAGAATCTAATGAAAACTTATAAACATACATCTTACTAAACTGTTCTAAGCTTACATCTTCACTTTCACCAATAAACTCTATACTATCTATACTAAATGAGAGTACCGGTAATTCTTTTTGTGCAGACAATGTATTGGCAACAGCACCGAAGATATTAGACACTATCTCTTTAGTAGCGTCTATATCATCATCACTTACATCTTCTCTGTCACTAGCTTCTTCACCCATCATCATATCTGATAATGATGTTGATAAATTTGGCGGAAGTGCGACCATAGCATCTGCTTCTATATCACCGCTTATTTTTAATTTTACCAATACAATTGGAGGTACAATATTAGATATAATACTTAATTCTTGTTCCTCTTTTAGCGTTAAAGATGGAGCCGAACCGACAAGTGCCTCTATAGTAGCAACTGTTTCATCTTCAAATAGTTTTATAAAGTCACTCATTTATTCCCCTTTATCTGTGTCTTTCTCTTCAAATTCATTAAACTCATTTGCTTCTTCTTCATGAATTATGTCACGTACACCAGAAATTTTATCGTGACGTTGCTGTTCAAGATTTTCAAGTGCAAATTTAACCTCATCTTTTTCAGTTTCGATGATTTCAAGAATGTTTATAGACTTTCTGTATCTTCTCAATCCTATTTCTCCACGAAATCTGTCTTTACCGTCAACAGAAACGGTCACAATATCATCTGCGGGACTCGATAAACGTAATACGTCACCAACTTTAAGCTCTAAAACCTCTGCCATCGACAGGTCTGCTTCACCGAGCTTAGCTTCAACATTTACTTTAGCACCACCAAGCAACACTTTTAATTCTGTATTTCTAGATTTTTTTGAACTCGTTTCATTCAACATTAGGTCACGTGAAGCCAGTTTTGGCAGTACAGGTTCTAAAGAGATAACAGGATAACAAATGTTCATCATACCTGAACTATGCCCAATAATAATTTCCATTACAACCATGACTACAATCTCATTCTGAGCAACAATTTGTACAACGTTAGGACTTGATTCTTTAGACTCAATTGTTGGATAAATATCCATTACTGGTCCCCATGCCTCTTTTAGTGTAGCCATCATTACACGTAAAATTGTTTCAAATAAAGAGAGCTCTATATCTGAAAACTCCCTCGTTGAATCAAATGGTTCACCCTTACCGCCTAACAATCTGTCTAACATTGGAAAAGCGATTGAAGGATTGATCTCTATAACACCGCTACCTTCTAAAGGTTTCATAGAGAAAACATTGAAACTCGTAGGATTTGGCAACGACATTAAAAACTCACCATATGTCATCTGGTCAACCGAATGAAGCTGGATCTCTACGATACTTCTCATAATAGATGAAATCTGTGAAGCCAAACTTCTTGCCATTTTATCATGAACACCACGAAAAGCACGTAACTGTTCTTTGGAAACCCTGTTAGGACGTTTAAAATCATATAAAGTTACTTGTCTCTGAGGAAGTAAATTGTCGT from Sulfurimonas sp. C5 encodes the following:
- the mnmA gene encoding tRNA 2-thiouridine(34) synthase MnmA, whose product is MKKVLVGMSGGVDSTITTLLLKEQGYEVEGVYMKLHSKPGYHEIHQARAQKAADFVGIKLHVLDLQDIFKEKVFQPFIDTYAEGKTPNPCALCNRNLKFGEMIKFADEVGADYLATGHYIQTDGEFLYAAHDDTKDQSYFLFYINKDILPRLKFPLGERKKSDIKELAASIKGLESFASQAESSEICFVETTYTDVLKNYVQVDQVGEVLDKDGNVVGEHKGYMHYTIGKRRGFTVNGAHEPHFVTKIIPEKNQIVVGTRDELACNRVVLNNLNFFNDETEFKSTVKLRYRTKAVDCNVKIENDKAYVELDEGVFGVAVGQAAVFYDDDKLIGGGWIIEAN
- the fliY gene encoding flagellar motor switch protein FliY; this encodes MSDFIKLFEDETVATIEALVGSAPSLTLKEEQELSIISNIVPPIVLVKLKISGDIEADAMVALPPNLSTSLSDMMMGEEASDREDVSDDDIDATKEIVSNIFGAVANTLSAQKELPVLSFSIDSIEFIGESEDVSLEQFSKMYVYKFSLDSLNSLLMFIIDDKLTSKLYGGASEEAVTEISIDAPTSVATPAKPCNETKVKLSDEEMSNISLILDVKLPVKVRIGKKRMLLKDVLNMDIGSVIELNQLANDPLEILVDNHVIAEGEVVIVDGNFGVQITSIGSKKDRLNKLKE
- the fliM gene encoding flagellar motor switch protein FliM, giving the protein MADILSQEEIDALLDVVEDEGDDVLESEDDNLLPQRQVTLYDFKRPNRVSKEQLRAFRGVHDKMARSLASQISSIMRSIVEIQLHSVDQMTYGEFLMSLPNPTSFNVFSMKPLEGSGVIEINPSIAFPMLDRLLGGKGEPFDSTREFSDIELSLFETILRVMMATLKEAWGPVMDIYPTIESKESSPNVVQIVAQNEIVVMVVMEIIIGHSSGMMNICYPVISLEPVLPKLASRDLMLNETSSKKSRNTELKVLLGGAKVNVEAKLGEADLSMAEVLELKVGDVLRLSSPADDIVTVSVDGKDRFRGEIGLRRYRKSINILEIIETEKDEVKFALENLEQQRHDKISGVRDIIHEEEANEFNEFEEKDTDKGE